GCGATCCCTCGCGGCTCGACATGTGTTACCTTGAGCGGCTGGACAGTGCCGCGCTGATCCCGCTGATCGAACTGCGCGATGCGCCGGTGGGCGCGGAGCTTCAGGATCAGGCGGTGTTCCTCAGCCAGCAGGCCTACGACCAGCTCGTCCAGCGTCAGGCCGATTGGCAGGAATGGACTTTGCGCGGCGCAATCCGCCTCGCGCAGGCCGAAGCGATGCTGGCGGGCGATACCCGCAAACCCGCCAAGGCTCCGTATGGACGCGGCTGCGGCGGGGATATTGCCCCGCCGCCCGCGCCGCCCATCGCCTATCCCGAAACCGACGATGCCGCATTGACGCCGGACGAAAACCCGTGATCTTGCAAGTCATGGCCCGCACCATCCTTGTCGTCGATGATGATCCGCACATCCGCCAGCTGCTCGTCTTCGCGCTGGGCAAGGCGGGGCTGGCGGCGATCGAGGCGGGTGACGGGGAGGAAGCGGTGGCGCGCATCGCCGCTGACGCGCCCGATCTGGTGATCCTCGATATCAATATGCCGCGCATGGACGGGCTGGAGGTGTGCCGCCGGGTGCGCGCCACCAGCGCCGTGCCGATCCTGTTCCTGTCATCACGCGATGACGAGATCGACCGGGTGCTGGGGATCGAGCTGGGGGGCGACGACTATGTCGTGAAGCCCTTCTCCCCGCGCGAGGTGGTCGCCCGCACGCAGGCGATCCTGCGCCGCGCTGCCGGTGGCTCGCCTGCGCCTGTGGCGGCGGGGGAGGCCGCGATCATCACTCACGGCTGCCTGAGCCTTGACAGCGATAGCTGGCGGGCCAGCTGGGACGGCGCGGAGGTGGCGCTGACCGTCACCGAGTTCACCATGCTCAAAACCCTCGCCGCGCGGCCGGGCAAGGTGTTCACCCGCGATGCGATCATCGACCGGCTGCACGGCCCTGGCTTTGCCGTGACCGACCGCACCATCGACAGCCACATCCGCAACATCCGCGCCAAATTCGCCAGCCTTGGCGCAGGCGACACGCTGATCGAGACCCGCGCCGGGATCGGCTACGCGCTCGGCCCCTGCACCCGCGCATGATCGCAGCGGCGAAGGAATGGCTGAAAGCGCGCTGGCCGCGCCTGCGGCTGCGCAGCATCGTCTTCGCCACGCTGTTCACCGTTGCCGCTCTGCCGGGGATCGCGGCGATGTTCCTGCGGGTCTACGAGAACACGCTGGTCCGCCAGACCGAGGCGGAACTCGTCGCACAAGGCGCGGCGCTGGCGGCGGCAGCGGCGGCACAGTGGCCGGACGCAGGGCCGCCAGCGATGCCCGATCCGCGCGATCTGCGGCCAGAGGTGCCGACTATCGATCTCAGCAGCACGCCGATCCTTGCCGAGCGGCCCGAACCAATCGCCGTCAACGCACTGCCCGATCCGCAAGCTGTGGCGGCGACGCTTCGGCTTGCGCCGATTGCCGCCAGCACACGTCAGGTGACGCTGTCCTCGATCATCCTGCTCGACAGGCAGGGGCTGATTGCTTCGTTAAAGAACGGACAAAGCCTCGCCAGCCTGCCCGAAGTCCGCGCCGCACTGGCGGGGGAGCCGCAGACCGTGCTGCGCCGCAATGGCGATTACCGCGCGACCTATGACCTCGAATGGCTCAGCCGTGCAGCGGCTTTGCGGGTACATCATGCGCGACCCATCGTGGTGGATGGCGAGGTGGTGGGCGTGCTGCTGCTGTCCCGCTCGGCCCGCGCGCTGTTCAAGGGGCTCTATGCCGACCGCGGCAAGATCGCGCTGGGGATCGTGGCGATCTTTGGCCTGCTGATCGTGATGAGCGGGGTGCTGTCGCGCGGGATCGTGCGCCCCATCGAGGCGCTGGCGCGGGCGAGCCGGGCTCTGGCATCGGGGCGGCAGGACTTTCCCGAACCGCCGCGCACCGCTGCCAGCGAGATTCAGGACCTCTACGCCGACTTCGCGCGCATGGCCGAGGCGATCGAGCGCCGTTCGCGTTATCTGCGCGATTTCGCCCATGCGGTGAGCCACGAGTTCAAGACCCCGCTGTCGGGCATTCGCGGGACGCTGGAGATTCTGGCCGACCACGGCGAGACCATGGCACCCGACGAGCGCCGCCGCTTTCTCGCCAATGCCGATGCCGATGCGGCGCGGCTGACGATGCTGACCGCGCGCCTGCTGGAACTGGCGCGCGCCGATCTGGGGGGCAATGACCCCAGTGAGCGCGCCGACCTGGCAGACGTGCTGCGGCGGCGCGCCGATGCCTGCGGGGCGGGGTTCGAAGTTGCGGTCAATCTGCCCGCCGACCTGCCGCCGCTGGCGCTTCCCGAAGCCTCGCTTGATGCGATTGCCGGGGCGCTGATCGACAACAGCCGGCAGGCGGGGGCAAGCCGCATCGCGTTCTCGGCACAGATAGGGGCGGGGATTATGCGGGTCGCGGTGGCGGATAACGGCCCCGGCATCGCCGAAGCCGACCGCGCGCGGGTGTTCGAACCTTTCTTCACCACCCGCCGCGCCACCGGGGGAAGCGGGCTGGGCCTGCCGATCGTGCTGTCGCTGGTCGAAGCGGCAGGCGGAAGCCTGCGGCTTGAGGACGCAGGAGAGGGCGCGCGCTTCGCTCTCGAACTGCCGTTAGCCGGCCGTCACCATGACATAGCGGCGCGCGACCCAGCCTGACAGACATACCCCTTCATAAGGCCGCGGCGGGCCGTCGGCTGCGCTGGAGACGCCGCAATCCTCCGGCCCCGCGCCGCCGAAGGGTTCGGGATAGATGACGCCGATCCATTGCCCGTCCGCGCTTTCGCGGCACAGCATCAGCGCGCGCCCGGGTTTCAGCCGGTCAAGCTCGCGCGCCTTGCGGCTGGGCGCGGCGCGCACCGCGACATAACCATCACCCCCTTTGCGCAAGGGAATGATC
This DNA window, taken from Porphyrobacter sp. ULC335, encodes the following:
- a CDS encoding response regulator transcription factor yields the protein MILQVMARTILVVDDDPHIRQLLVFALGKAGLAAIEAGDGEEAVARIAADAPDLVILDINMPRMDGLEVCRRVRATSAVPILFLSSRDDEIDRVLGIELGGDDYVVKPFSPREVVARTQAILRRAAGGSPAPVAAGEAAIITHGCLSLDSDSWRASWDGAEVALTVTEFTMLKTLAARPGKVFTRDAIIDRLHGPGFAVTDRTIDSHIRNIRAKFASLGAGDTLIETRAGIGYALGPCTRA
- a CDS encoding sensor histidine kinase — its product is MIAAAKEWLKARWPRLRLRSIVFATLFTVAALPGIAAMFLRVYENTLVRQTEAELVAQGAALAAAAAAQWPDAGPPAMPDPRDLRPEVPTIDLSSTPILAERPEPIAVNALPDPQAVAATLRLAPIAASTRQVTLSSIILLDRQGLIASLKNGQSLASLPEVRAALAGEPQTVLRRNGDYRATYDLEWLSRAAALRVHHARPIVVDGEVVGVLLLSRSARALFKGLYADRGKIALGIVAIFGLLIVMSGVLSRGIVRPIEALARASRALASGRQDFPEPPRTAASEIQDLYADFARMAEAIERRSRYLRDFAHAVSHEFKTPLSGIRGTLEILADHGETMAPDERRRFLANADADAARLTMLTARLLELARADLGGNDPSERADLADVLRRRADACGAGFEVAVNLPADLPPLALPEASLDAIAGALIDNSRQAGASRIAFSAQIGAGIMRVAVADNGPGIAEADRARVFEPFFTTRRATGGSGLGLPIVLSLVEAAGGSLRLEDAGEGARFALELPLAGRHHDIAARDPA